Proteins encoded within one genomic window of Humulus lupulus chromosome 1, drHumLupu1.1, whole genome shotgun sequence:
- the LOC133788539 gene encoding glycine-rich protein 2-like — MGSERLNGTVKWFSDQKGYGFITPSDGSEDLFVHQSAIRSDGFRSLADGETVEFQIETENNRTKAVDVTGPNEGPVQGTRGGGGGSGGGGGGRGSRGGGGGYGGGGGYGGGGGYGGGGGGYGGGGRGSRGGGDGGYGGSGGGGGGACFKCGESGHMARDCFQGGSGGGGGGGRYGGGGSSGGGGGGGGNCFNCGGSGHFARECPNNPR; from the coding sequence ATGGGGAGCGAAAGATTGAACGGGACGGTCAAGTGGTTCAGCGATCAGAAGGGCTATGGCTTCATAACCCCTTCCGATGGCAGCGAGGACTTGTTTGTTCACCAGTCTGCGATCCGATCCGACGGTTTCCGAAGCCTCGCTGACGGAGAGACCGTAGAGTTTCAGATCGAGACCGAGAATAATCGTACCAAGGCCGTCGATGTCACTGGCCCTAACGAGGGACCCGTTCAGGGAACCCGCGGAGGCGGGGGTGGTTCTGGAGGCGGAGGCGGCGGTAGAGGATCTCGCGGCGGAGGCGGCGGTTATGGCGGAGGTGGTGGATACGGTGGCGGTGGAGGCtacggtggtggtggtggtggctaCGGTGGTGGTGGTAGAGGTAGTAGAGGCGGTGGTGATGGAGGCTATGGCGGAAGTGGAGGCGGTGGTGGTGGCGCTTGTTTTAAGTGCGGTGAAAGTGGTCACATGGCCAGAGATTGCTTCCAGGGAGGTAGCGGTGGAGGCGGCGGCGGAGGAAGGTATGGCGGTGGTGGCAGCAGCGGAGGAGGCGGCGGTGGCGGTGGAAACTGCTTCAACTGTGGTGGTTCCGGACATTTCGCGAGGGAGTGCCCTAACAACCCTCGTTGA